The following are encoded together in the Triticum dicoccoides isolate Atlit2015 ecotype Zavitan chromosome 6B, WEW_v2.0, whole genome shotgun sequence genome:
- the LOC119320403 gene encoding thaumatin-like protein, with protein sequence MASSHLAAAASMVLFLAVFAASTNAATFNIKNNCPYTVWPAATPIGGGRQLNTGETWTLDVPANTPSGRVWGRTGCNFNGNSGSCQTADCGGALSCTLSGQPPLTLAEFTVGNGQDFYDISVIDGFNVPLSFSCSNGPNLVCQADKCPDAYLFPTDDTKNHACNGNNNSYQVTFCP encoded by the coding sequence ATGGCTTCGTCCCACCTGGCAGCAGCTGCCTCCATGGTCCTCTTCCTTGCCGTGTTCGCTGCCAGCACGAACGCGGCGACGTTCAACATCAAGAACAACTGCCCCTACACGGTGTGGCCGGCGGCCACCCCGATCGGCGGCGGTCGGCAGCTCAACACCGGCGAGACGTGGACCCTCGACGTCCCCGCGAACACGCCCTCCGGCAGGGTGTGGGGCCGCACGGGCTGCAACTTCAACGGCAACTCCGGGAGCTGCCAGACTGCCGACTGCGGCGGCGCGCTGTCGTGCACGCTGTCCGGGCAGCCGCCGCTGACCCTGGCCGAGTTCACCGTCGGCAACGGCCAGGACTTCTACGACATCTCTGTCATCGACGGCTTCAACGTGCCCTTGTCATTCTCCTGCAGCAACGGGCCCAACCTGGTGTGCCAGGCCGACAAGTGCCCCGACGCCTACCTCTTCCCGACCGATGACACCAAGAACCACGCCTGTAACGgcaacaacaacagctaccaagttACCTTCTGCCCATGA